Proteins from one bacterium genomic window:
- a CDS encoding ribbon-helix-helix protein, CopG family, whose amino-acid sequence MTPEGNPGRSKARLTITLAPDVLDRVDRLIDEGELSNRSQAIEALLRRSLKPSVTTAVILAGGDHDGPEIPALVPIGGQALVARTILHLAGFGIRSFVVLAGPYERAIKRLMGDGRSLDVQISYLRERSRRGTAGALKLVQDYVGDDPFLVIHGDVLTDIDIADFIAFHLNENTMATIAVKPRQSEKRYGQVLLQGNRITNFLESGRDAGISIVNTGVYLFGPAVFGMIDKDKTSQLEEDVFPRLARMGELSAFLFQGIWYDISSPKNYRKAKMRWSEKGAGAA is encoded by the coding sequence ATGACACCGGAAGGGAATCCGGGACGCTCGAAGGCTCGGCTGACCATTACCCTCGCTCCCGATGTGCTCGATCGGGTGGATCGGCTGATCGACGAAGGTGAGCTCTCAAATCGCTCCCAGGCCATCGAGGCCCTACTGCGGCGGTCGCTCAAGCCTTCGGTCACGACCGCAGTGATTCTGGCGGGCGGCGATCACGACGGACCCGAGATTCCCGCCCTCGTGCCGATCGGCGGCCAGGCCCTGGTGGCGAGGACGATCCTCCATCTGGCCGGATTCGGGATCCGCTCGTTCGTGGTGCTGGCGGGCCCCTACGAGCGAGCCATCAAACGCCTGATGGGGGACGGTCGGAGCCTGGACGTTCAGATCTCATACCTTCGTGAACGATCCCGCCGCGGCACCGCCGGCGCTCTCAAACTGGTCCAGGACTACGTCGGCGACGATCCGTTCCTGGTGATTCACGGGGATGTGCTCACCGATATCGACATCGCCGACTTCATTGCGTTTCACCTCAACGAGAACACGATGGCCACGATCGCGGTCAAGCCCCGACAGAGTGAAAAGCGCTATGGACAAGTGCTCTTGCAGGGGAACCGCATCACGAACTTCCTCGAAAGCGGCCGTGACGCCGGCATCAGCATCGTAAACACCGGCGTTTATCTCTTCGGTCCCGCTGTGTTCGGAATGATCGACAAAGACAAGACCTCGCAACTGGAAGAAGACGTCTTCCCGCGATTGGCTCGAATGGGAGAGCTGAGCGCGTTTCTCTTTCAGGGGATCTGGTACGACATCAGCTCGCCGAAGAACTACCGCAAGGCAAAGATGCGATGGAGCGAGAAAGGAGCCGGAGCAGCATGA
- the polX gene encoding DNA polymerase/3'-5' exonuclease PolX — MENSEIAAVFRRMGLLLQIQGANPFRVRAYENAAHTVDDATEPMAKLIERGDDLTALEGIGKEMALNIEELVATGRLTKLDQLGSEIPLSLIDIVALPGVGPKKAKRLWQELGIVEVDALGKAAKAGEIAKLAGFGVKSEQQILAGIERRKRYTNRLSLAEVDRQAAPLLEYLRAVPGVRKVEVAGSYRRRRETVGDLDVLAVASRPTELVEAFGAYSKVESVEKAGDTRSTVILESGFQVDLRVVPTKSWGAALVYFTGSKAHNIKLRQRAIERGMRLSEYGVFDESNLEESEEAADPWAGEYFAGKTEKSVYSSLELPWIPPELREDRGEIKAARAGKLPRLLTEKDLRGDLQTHSTWSDGRNSIEEMVLAAIAKGYEYIAITDHSPFLAMTGGLNSRKLRQQWAQIETVQQRYPEIRILRGLEVDILEDGTLDMDDETLDELDIVLVAIHSSFDLPASVQTERVLKALSHPAAHIWAHPLARRLGKRDEIKIDLDQALHCAREHGVAVEDNAHPQRLDLRDVHLLKARELGLRVAIGTDAHAVDQLDLIHYGVEQARRAWLTKKDVLNTLPLSRLLKRLGSG; from the coding sequence ATCTGACGGCCCTTGAGGGTATCGGCAAGGAGATGGCGCTCAACATCGAGGAGTTGGTCGCTACGGGTCGGCTCACAAAGCTCGACCAGCTCGGCTCGGAGATCCCGCTATCGCTGATCGACATCGTGGCGCTGCCGGGAGTGGGTCCGAAGAAGGCAAAGCGCCTGTGGCAGGAGCTCGGCATTGTGGAGGTCGATGCCCTGGGCAAGGCCGCCAAGGCTGGAGAGATCGCCAAGCTTGCAGGGTTCGGTGTCAAGAGCGAGCAGCAGATTCTGGCCGGGATCGAACGGCGGAAACGCTACACCAACCGTCTCAGCCTGGCCGAGGTCGATCGGCAGGCGGCGCCGTTGCTCGAATACCTTCGAGCCGTACCCGGTGTCCGGAAAGTAGAGGTCGCGGGGAGCTACCGGCGACGGCGCGAGACGGTCGGCGATCTCGACGTGCTGGCCGTAGCTTCGCGGCCGACCGAGCTGGTCGAGGCCTTTGGCGCCTACTCGAAAGTCGAGTCGGTCGAAAAAGCCGGGGACACCCGGAGCACCGTGATCCTCGAGTCGGGCTTTCAGGTGGATTTGCGTGTCGTGCCGACCAAGAGTTGGGGAGCCGCGCTGGTCTATTTCACCGGTTCCAAAGCGCACAACATCAAGCTCCGGCAGCGGGCGATCGAGCGGGGAATGCGCCTTTCCGAGTACGGCGTCTTCGACGAGTCGAATCTGGAAGAGAGCGAGGAGGCCGCCGATCCCTGGGCCGGCGAGTACTTTGCCGGCAAGACCGAGAAGTCGGTCTATAGCTCGCTCGAGCTACCATGGATACCTCCCGAGCTGCGGGAGGATCGCGGCGAGATCAAGGCGGCGCGGGCCGGGAAGCTACCCAGACTCCTGACGGAGAAGGACCTTCGTGGCGACCTCCAGACCCATTCGACCTGGTCCGATGGCAGGAACTCGATCGAGGAGATGGTCTTGGCGGCAATTGCCAAAGGCTACGAGTACATCGCGATCACCGACCATAGTCCGTTTCTGGCGATGACCGGAGGCCTGAACAGCCGGAAGCTGCGGCAGCAGTGGGCCCAGATCGAGACGGTTCAGCAGCGTTACCCCGAGATTCGAATCCTGCGTGGCCTGGAGGTCGACATTCTCGAAGACGGCACGCTCGACATGGACGACGAGACCCTCGACGAGCTCGACATCGTGTTGGTGGCGATCCATTCAAGCTTCGACCTTCCGGCGTCGGTCCAGACCGAGCGAGTCTTGAAGGCGCTCAGTCATCCGGCTGCTCATATCTGGGCACATCCCCTTGCCCGCCGCCTCGGCAAGCGCGACGAGATCAAGATCGACCTGGATCAGGCCCTGCACTGCGCGCGCGAGCACGGGGTCGCGGTCGAGGACAACGCCCATCCCCAACGCCTCGATCTCAGGGACGTGCATTTGCTGAAGGCCCGCGAGCTGGGTCTGAGAGTGGCTATCGGAACCGACGCTCACGCCGTCGATCAGCTCGATTTGATTCACTACGGCGTCGAACAGGCGAGACGCGCCTGGCTGACCAAGAAGGACGTTCTGAACACGCTGCCGCTGTCGCGGCTCCTGAAGCGGCTCGGCTCCGGGTAG